A single Agromyces sp. CF514 DNA region contains:
- the fdxA gene encoding ferredoxin, protein MTYVIALPCVDVKDRACIDECPVDCIYEGERSLYIHPDECVDCGACEPVCPVEAIYYEDDLPDEWADYYKANVEFFDDLGSPGGAAKVGVIAKDHPVIAALAPQGH, encoded by the coding sequence GTGACTTACGTCATCGCGCTGCCGTGCGTCGACGTCAAGGACCGCGCCTGCATCGACGAGTGCCCGGTCGACTGCATCTACGAGGGTGAGCGTTCGCTCTACATCCACCCCGACGAATGCGTCGACTGCGGCGCCTGCGAACCGGTCTGCCCGGTCGAGGCCATCTACTACGAAGACGACCTGCCCGACGAGTGGGCCGACTACTACAAGGCGAACGTCGAGTTCTTCGACGACCTCGGCTCACCCGGCGGCGCCGCCAAGGTCGGCGTCATCGCGAAAGACCACCCCGTGATCGCGGCCCTGGCCCCGCAGGGGCACTGA
- a CDS encoding mechanosensitive ion channel family protein, with protein MDLSQLAESTITWQQVLFAVIALIAGWVGAYFAGRGMSAVLGRVPNLPEGVRTFATRFTRSLLILLGVGVALAFLGANVQPLIAFLVAVGVIVVLVLRGVADNFAASVLIQTRRPVVAGEEIMVEGPDGEPIIGTVVDLNSRAVILITVDGRTVHVPNAKLLADALVNHTRSGSRRSEVQLRVELGGRADAVDDVLGRARDAAASVEGIDRQRVQTVVQSISPGRVIARLQYWHDPAVGVRATSDVVRAVSAAFVAEGLPATVTSTPGLPLLVPPDGF; from the coding sequence GTGGACCTGAGTCAGCTCGCCGAGTCGACGATCACCTGGCAACAGGTGCTCTTCGCCGTCATCGCGCTCATCGCCGGTTGGGTCGGCGCGTACTTCGCGGGCAGGGGGATGTCGGCCGTCCTCGGTCGGGTGCCGAACCTTCCCGAGGGCGTTCGGACGTTCGCCACCCGGTTCACGCGTTCGTTGCTGATCCTCCTCGGGGTCGGCGTCGCGCTCGCGTTCCTCGGTGCCAACGTGCAGCCGCTGATCGCGTTCCTGGTGGCCGTCGGCGTCATCGTCGTGCTGGTGCTCCGCGGCGTCGCCGACAACTTCGCCGCGAGCGTGCTGATCCAGACCCGAAGGCCCGTCGTCGCGGGCGAGGAGATCATGGTCGAGGGCCCCGACGGGGAGCCGATCATCGGCACCGTCGTCGACTTGAACTCGCGGGCCGTCATCCTGATCACCGTCGACGGGCGGACGGTCCACGTGCCGAACGCCAAGCTGCTGGCCGACGCGCTGGTCAACCACACGCGCAGCGGCTCGCGTCGCAGCGAGGTGCAGCTGCGCGTCGAGCTCGGCGGTCGCGCCGATGCCGTCGACGACGTGCTCGGGCGCGCGAGGGACGCCGCCGCCTCGGTCGAGGGGATCGACCGCCAGCGTGTGCAGACCGTCGTGCAGTCGATCTCGCCGGGCCGGGTCATCGCCCGCCTCCAGTACTGGCACGATCCTGCGGTCGGGGTGCGGGCGACCTCGGACGTCGTCCGCGCGGTGTCCGCGGCGTTCGTCGCCGAAGGGCTGCCCGCGACGGTCACGAGCACGCCGGGCCTGCCGCTGCTGGTGCCGCCCGACGGGTTCTGA
- a CDS encoding alpha/beta fold hydrolase yields MQTYTAADGTELAYSNIGTTASDLPPALVVPGGPCRGVDYLEDLAGAGADRPLVVLHPRGTPTTGGRSNGWWADADDLVALADHLGLERFDVVGHSAGTRLVLAASARFPDRLQRLALVTPAAAWLTDAAWDGDAIGGRRGDPAVFAALESLTGAQPVDQRQWHAARAVEGPAGYAHWTARERAHSTVGDWELAAVEAWFTGVPDDAAARILTAPRVPTLVIAGDADILSGVAPVEAYAAALDADLRVLADCGHYPWVEQPDAFREALGAWLVG; encoded by the coding sequence GTGCAGACCTACACGGCCGCCGACGGCACAGAACTCGCCTACTCGAACATCGGCACGACAGCGTCCGACCTCCCGCCCGCGCTCGTCGTCCCGGGCGGGCCGTGCCGTGGCGTCGACTACCTCGAGGACCTCGCCGGCGCGGGCGCCGATCGGCCGCTCGTCGTGCTGCATCCCCGCGGAACGCCGACCACGGGCGGGCGTTCCAACGGCTGGTGGGCCGATGCCGACGACCTGGTCGCGCTCGCCGATCACCTCGGACTCGAGCGGTTCGACGTCGTCGGGCACTCCGCCGGAACGAGGCTCGTGCTCGCGGCATCCGCTCGCTTCCCCGATCGGCTGCAGCGACTCGCGCTGGTCACTCCGGCCGCGGCGTGGCTCACGGATGCCGCGTGGGACGGCGATGCGATCGGCGGGCGCCGCGGCGATCCAGCGGTGTTCGCGGCGCTCGAGTCGCTCACCGGTGCGCAGCCGGTCGACCAGCGGCAGTGGCATGCCGCCCGAGCCGTCGAGGGGCCGGCCGGGTACGCGCACTGGACCGCCCGCGAACGCGCGCACAGCACGGTGGGTGATTGGGAGCTCGCCGCCGTCGAGGCATGGTTCACGGGCGTCCCGGATGACGCGGCCGCACGGATCCTCACGGCGCCGCGCGTGCCGACGCTCGTCATCGCCGGCGACGCCGACATCCTCTCGGGGGTTGCGCCGGTCGAGGCGTACGCCGCAGCACTCGACGCCGACCTGCGCGTGCTCGCCGACTGCGGCCATTACCCGTGGGTCGAGCAGCCCGATGCGTTCCGCGAGGCGCTCGGGGCGTGGCTCGTCGGCTGA
- a CDS encoding PLP-dependent aminotransferase family protein, whose translation MRVSSGWSPRLAAGTATTSERLVSALAEDILDGVVAEGERLPPHRALAEQLGVALGTVTKAYAELGLRGLVRGTHGRGTFVSYRAEESTGSIDLAMNMPPRMLSDAVIADALAASARRVDAEVLSACGPPGGRLEYRRSAAAWIAASGLDLAPEDLVLAHGAQQGIAAVLMALSSGAPGGRPVPVFTEEVTFHGALSYARLAGHRLRGVPVDRQGMRPDLLDRRLHEHARAGGPRPVVYVTPTLQNPTAATMCASRRRELVRVARLHDVFIIEDDVYALSEERSAPALVSLAPERTFHVSSASKALSPAIRVGMIKPPCAFRPRIAEAVRALGLPVSPLICVLLDELVSAGIATTVRASIRDEGARRIALARDVLGPALFVAPASGYHVYLPMAPERARSVARSADAAGVLVTDPDSMLADPQQPVGGVRLSLGAPTMADLARGLSAMRDVLGTASAGATTDDPGRRLSPTPTPMPMPTPWPGSDRRSAG comes from the coding sequence ATGCGCGTCTCATCGGGCTGGTCGCCGCGGCTCGCCGCCGGAACGGCGACGACGTCGGAGCGACTCGTCTCGGCGCTCGCCGAGGACATCCTCGACGGGGTCGTCGCCGAGGGCGAGCGCCTGCCGCCGCACCGTGCGCTCGCCGAACAGCTCGGCGTCGCGCTCGGCACGGTGACGAAGGCCTACGCCGAGCTCGGGCTGCGCGGGCTCGTGCGCGGAACCCACGGACGCGGCACGTTCGTGAGCTACCGCGCCGAGGAGTCGACCGGCAGCATCGACCTCGCGATGAACATGCCGCCGCGCATGCTCTCCGACGCGGTCATCGCCGATGCGCTCGCCGCGAGCGCGCGTCGGGTCGACGCCGAGGTGCTCTCGGCGTGCGGTCCGCCCGGCGGCCGGCTCGAGTACCGCCGGTCGGCCGCTGCCTGGATCGCGGCGAGCGGACTCGACCTCGCGCCCGAAGACCTCGTGCTCGCCCACGGCGCCCAGCAGGGCATCGCGGCCGTGCTCATGGCGCTCAGCAGCGGGGCCCCGGGAGGTCGCCCGGTGCCCGTGTTCACCGAGGAGGTCACGTTCCACGGTGCACTGAGCTACGCGCGGCTCGCCGGTCACCGGCTGCGCGGCGTCCCGGTCGATCGGCAGGGCATGCGGCCCGACCTGCTCGACCGCAGGCTGCACGAGCACGCACGCGCCGGCGGGCCCCGTCCGGTGGTCTACGTCACGCCGACCCTCCAGAACCCGACCGCCGCGACGATGTGCGCCTCGCGTCGGCGCGAACTCGTGCGCGTCGCGCGCCTGCACGACGTGTTCATCATCGAGGACGACGTCTATGCGCTCTCCGAAGAGCGCAGCGCGCCGGCGCTGGTCTCGCTCGCGCCCGAGCGCACATTCCACGTGAGCAGCGCATCGAAGGCCCTCAGCCCCGCGATCCGGGTCGGCATGATCAAGCCGCCGTGCGCATTCCGGCCCCGTATCGCCGAGGCGGTGCGAGCCCTGGGCCTGCCGGTCTCGCCGCTCATCTGCGTGCTGCTCGACGAGCTCGTGAGCGCTGGCATCGCCACCACGGTGCGCGCCTCGATCCGCGACGAGGGAGCCAGGCGCATCGCGCTCGCGCGAGACGTGCTCGGCCCCGCCCTGTTCGTCGCGCCTGCGTCCGGCTACCACGTCTACCTTCCGATGGCGCCGGAGCGCGCCCGCTCGGTCGCACGTTCGGCCGACGCCGCCGGCGTGCTCGTGACCGACCCCGACTCGATGCTGGCCGATCCGCAGCAGCCGGTCGGCGGCGTGCGGCTCAGCCTCGGAGCGCCGACCATGGCCGATCTCGCACGCGGGCTCTCGGCGATGCGCGACGTGCTGGGAACCGCCTCGGCAGGAGCGACGACCGATGACCCGGGGAGGCGGCTGTCGCCGACGCCGACGCCGATGCCGATGCCGACGCCGTGGCCGGGATCGGATCGTCGGTCGGCCGGGTAG
- a CDS encoding LysE family translocator: MPVGSGAVLGIALVALAMVLTPGPNMLYLASRSISQGTSAGFVSLGGTAVGFVVYLTMANLGLAAVFVVVPWLYTALKVAGALYLLYLAIRAVSPGGIGLFEVRDLARDTNARLFSMGLATNLLNPKAAIMYVALIPQFIVPAHGQVVAQGFILGGVQIAVSMAVNSLIILAAGAIAAFLRRRPRWLTWQRRATATLLAGVGIGLLVEAPAPATTAG, translated from the coding sequence GTGCCCGTCGGATCAGGAGCCGTGCTCGGGATCGCGCTCGTCGCCCTCGCGATGGTGCTCACCCCGGGGCCGAACATGCTCTACCTGGCCTCGCGCAGCATCTCGCAGGGCACCTCAGCAGGTTTCGTGTCACTCGGCGGCACCGCGGTCGGGTTCGTCGTGTACCTCACGATGGCCAACCTCGGCCTCGCCGCGGTGTTCGTCGTGGTGCCGTGGCTCTACACCGCGCTCAAGGTCGCCGGCGCCCTGTACCTGCTGTATCTCGCCATCCGGGCCGTCTCACCCGGCGGCATCGGACTGTTCGAGGTGCGGGACCTCGCCCGCGACACGAACGCCCGCCTCTTCTCGATGGGGCTCGCCACCAACCTGCTGAACCCCAAGGCCGCGATCATGTACGTCGCGCTCATCCCCCAGTTCATCGTGCCCGCCCACGGCCAGGTCGTCGCCCAGGGGTTCATCCTCGGCGGCGTGCAGATCGCGGTCAGCATGGCCGTGAACAGCCTCATCATCCTCGCCGCCGGGGCGATCGCCGCCTTCCTGCGCCGACGACCGCGATGGCTGACCTGGCAGCGGCGCGCGACGGCGACGCTGCTCGCGGGCGTCGGCATCGGGCTCCTCGTCGAGGCCCCCGCGCCCGCGACGACGGCCGGATAG
- a CDS encoding ABC transporter permease produces MRLSRPARVTLGVITAIILVVVYVPLFVVLVNSFSTSTSLTWPPPGFTFEWWQKAFQSAGALEAVLTSVQVAIVATIIALVLGTLISIALQRFEFFGRDAISLLVILPIALPGIITGIALNNFFRTIMGVPLSIWTVVIAHATFCIVTVFNNVIARLRRQGTNLEEASADLGAGVWTTFRLVTFPQLRSALLAGGLLAFALSFDEIIVTTFTAGSGVTTLPIFILNNMFRPNQAPIVSVIAVVLVLVSIIPIYIAQKLSGPADQKR; encoded by the coding sequence ATGCGCCTCTCCCGCCCCGCCCGCGTCACGCTCGGCGTCATCACTGCGATCATCCTCGTGGTGGTCTACGTGCCGCTGTTCGTGGTGCTCGTGAACTCGTTCTCGACGTCGACCTCGCTCACCTGGCCGCCGCCCGGATTCACGTTCGAGTGGTGGCAGAAGGCGTTCCAGAGCGCCGGCGCGCTCGAGGCGGTGCTCACGAGCGTGCAGGTCGCGATCGTCGCGACGATCATCGCCCTCGTGCTCGGCACGCTCATCTCGATCGCCCTCCAGCGCTTCGAGTTCTTCGGGCGCGACGCGATCAGCCTGCTCGTGATCCTGCCGATCGCTCTGCCCGGCATCATCACGGGTATCGCGCTGAACAACTTCTTCCGCACGATCATGGGCGTGCCGCTCTCGATCTGGACCGTCGTCATCGCGCACGCCACGTTCTGCATCGTGACGGTGTTCAACAACGTCATCGCGCGCCTGCGCCGGCAGGGCACGAACCTCGAAGAGGCGTCGGCCGACCTCGGTGCGGGGGTCTGGACGACGTTCCGGCTCGTGACGTTCCCGCAGCTGCGCTCGGCGCTGCTCGCGGGCGGCCTGCTCGCGTTCGCGCTGTCGTTCGACGAGATCATCGTGACGACCTTCACCGCAGGCTCGGGGGTCACGACGCTGCCCATCTTCATCCTGAACAACATGTTCCGGCCGAACCAGGCGCCCATCGTCTCGGTGATCGCCGTCGTGCTGGTGCTCGTGTCGATCATCCCGATCTACATCGCCCAGAAGCTCTCGGGTCCGGCCGACCAGAAGCGGTAG
- a CDS encoding ABC transporter permease: protein MTSASVESRPRRSAARAGSAFLSTHPRTRLALLLAAPLFWLVVVYIVALALLLVTAFWSVDSFTGEITTEFTLDNIIEVVTGTLYQTVTLRTVGVALAVTVIDVLLALPIAFFMAKVASPRMQRVLVILVLTPLWASYLVKAYAWRSVLSQDGILEWLLAPFGGHTPGYGLPATIITLSYLWLPYVILPIYAGLERVPDSLLEASGDLGGKSWSTIRLVVFPLILPAIIAGTIFSFSLSLGDYITVNIVGGANQMLGNLVYTNVGAANNLPLASAIALIPIVIIFGYLFLVRRTGALDNL, encoded by the coding sequence ATGACCTCGGCCTCAGTGGAGTCCCGCCCGCGTCGCTCTGCGGCGCGGGCGGGCTCCGCCTTCCTCTCGACCCATCCGCGCACGCGGCTGGCGCTGCTGCTCGCAGCTCCCCTGTTCTGGCTCGTCGTGGTCTACATCGTCGCGCTCGCGCTGCTGCTCGTCACGGCCTTCTGGTCGGTCGACAGCTTCACGGGCGAGATCACGACCGAGTTCACGCTCGACAACATCATCGAGGTCGTCACCGGCACGCTGTACCAGACGGTGACCCTGCGCACGGTGGGCGTCGCGCTCGCCGTGACCGTGATCGACGTGCTGCTCGCGCTGCCGATCGCCTTCTTCATGGCCAAGGTCGCGTCGCCGCGCATGCAGCGCGTGCTCGTGATCCTCGTGCTGACGCCGCTCTGGGCGTCGTACCTCGTGAAGGCGTACGCCTGGCGATCGGTGCTCTCGCAGGACGGCATCCTCGAGTGGCTGCTCGCGCCGTTCGGCGGGCACACGCCCGGCTACGGGCTTCCGGCGACGATCATCACGCTGTCGTACCTGTGGCTGCCGTACGTGATCCTGCCGATCTACGCCGGCCTCGAGCGGGTGCCCGATTCGTTGCTCGAGGCATCCGGTGACCTCGGTGGCAAGTCGTGGTCGACGATCCGGCTCGTGGTCTTCCCGCTCATCCTGCCCGCGATCATCGCCGGCACGATCTTCAGCTTCTCGCTCTCGCTCGGCGACTACATCACGGTGAACATCGTGGGCGGCGCGAACCAGATGCTCGGCAACCTCGTCTACACGAACGTGGGCGCCGCGAACAACCTCCCGCTCGCGTCGGCGATCGCGCTCATCCCGATCGTGATCATCTTCGGCTACCTGTTCCTCGTGCGCCGCACCGGCGCCCTCGACAACCTCTAA
- a CDS encoding ABC transporter substrate-binding protein: protein MKRIPHTARRGAVVGLAIASVALLTACGTSSGSGDSGGDAATELGENEGQISILAWPGYVEDGTNDPTVDWVTPFVDATGCKVTTKTFGTSDEALNLMKTGDYDVVSASGDATLRLIAGGDVAPVNTDLIPNYAGIYDFLKDQPWNSVDGVAYGVPHGYGANLLMYNTEQFPTAPTSWDVVFDKASENAGKVTAYDSPIYIADAAVYLMAHEPDLGIENPYSLDEDQLAAAVDLLKTQRESIGEYWSDYLKEIQAFTTGDSVVGTSWQVIQNVLEGESAPTAVVLPDEGTTGWSDTWMIASEAKNPNCAYAWLDYIASPEANATATAYFGEAPSSDAACDFRDDCEAYHAGDADYASQIWYWTTPIEKCLDGRTDVTCTDYAAWTSAWQEIKG, encoded by the coding sequence ATGAAGCGCATTCCGCACACGGCCCGCCGTGGCGCGGTCGTCGGCCTCGCGATCGCCTCGGTCGCGTTGCTCACGGCCTGCGGCACCTCGAGCGGCTCCGGCGACTCCGGCGGCGACGCCGCGACCGAACTCGGCGAGAACGAGGGCCAGATCTCGATCCTCGCGTGGCCCGGCTACGTCGAAGACGGCACCAACGATCCGACCGTCGACTGGGTGACGCCGTTCGTCGACGCGACCGGCTGCAAGGTCACCACCAAGACCTTCGGCACCTCCGACGAGGCCCTGAACCTCATGAAGACCGGCGACTACGACGTGGTCTCCGCGTCGGGCGATGCGACCCTCCGCCTCATCGCGGGCGGCGACGTGGCACCCGTGAACACCGACCTGATCCCGAACTACGCCGGCATCTACGACTTCCTCAAGGACCAGCCGTGGAACTCGGTCGACGGCGTCGCGTACGGCGTGCCGCACGGCTACGGCGCCAACCTGCTCATGTACAACACGGAGCAGTTCCCGACCGCGCCCACCTCATGGGACGTCGTGTTCGACAAGGCCTCCGAGAACGCGGGCAAGGTCACGGCGTACGACTCGCCCATCTACATCGCGGATGCCGCGGTCTACCTGATGGCGCACGAGCCCGACCTCGGCATCGAGAACCCGTACTCCCTCGATGAGGACCAGCTCGCCGCGGCGGTCGACCTGCTGAAGACGCAGCGCGAGAGCATCGGCGAGTACTGGAGCGACTACCTCAAGGAGATCCAGGCCTTCACGACCGGCGACAGCGTCGTCGGCACGAGCTGGCAGGTCATCCAGAACGTGCTCGAGGGCGAGAGCGCACCCACCGCGGTCGTGCTGCCCGACGAGGGCACGACCGGATGGTCGGACACCTGGATGATCGCGTCCGAGGCGAAGAACCCGAACTGCGCGTACGCGTGGCTCGACTACATCGCCAGCCCCGAGGCGAACGCCACCGCGACCGCCTACTTCGGCGAGGCCCCGTCGTCGGATGCCGCGTGCGACTTCCGCGACGACTGCGAGGCGTACCACGCCGGCGATGCCGACTACGCGTCGCAGATCTGGTACTGGACCACGCCCATCGAGAAGTGCCTCGACGGTCGTACGGATGTCACGTGCACCGACTACGCCGCATGGACCTCCGCGTGGCAGGAGATCAAGGGCTGA
- a CDS encoding ABC transporter ATP-binding protein has translation MTDSQPAIRLTGLTKEFGAVTAVDHVDLEIAAGEFFSMLGPSGSGKTTVLRLIAGFEQPTGGTIDLFGEDVTKRAPFDRDVNTVFQDYALFPHMSVLDNVAYGLRVRGIGKKERNERARRALASVRLEQMAERKPSQLSGGQRQRVALARATVVEPKVLLLDEPLGALDLKLREQMQVELKQIQRDLGITFIFVTHDQEEALTLSDRVAVFNDGRIEQLGTPAELYERPGSRFVAGFVGTSNLFDDTRSQALLGRGGEHSVRPEKLVVSAEPEAGAGVRSASGTVVEVIYLGSGIRTVVDLDAGLRVTVLAQNDRRALAAGDRGDRVHVSWHDADVIALAPTASSSEADAAASVA, from the coding sequence ATGACCGACAGCCAGCCGGCGATCAGGCTGACCGGACTCACCAAGGAGTTCGGCGCCGTGACCGCCGTCGACCACGTCGACCTCGAGATCGCGGCCGGGGAGTTCTTCTCGATGCTCGGCCCCTCGGGCTCGGGCAAGACCACCGTGCTGCGACTCATCGCCGGATTCGAGCAGCCCACGGGCGGCACCATCGATCTCTTCGGCGAAGACGTGACCAAGCGCGCCCCGTTCGACCGCGACGTGAACACCGTGTTCCAGGACTACGCGCTGTTCCCGCACATGAGCGTGCTCGACAACGTCGCCTACGGCCTGCGCGTGCGCGGCATCGGCAAGAAGGAGCGCAACGAGCGCGCCCGCCGGGCCCTCGCCAGCGTGCGCCTCGAGCAGATGGCCGAGCGCAAGCCGTCGCAGCTCTCGGGCGGCCAGCGCCAGCGCGTCGCACTCGCCAGGGCGACCGTCGTCGAGCCGAAGGTGCTGCTGCTCGACGAGCCGCTCGGCGCCCTCGACCTCAAGCTCCGCGAGCAGATGCAGGTCGAGCTCAAGCAGATCCAGCGCGACCTCGGCATCACCTTCATCTTCGTCACGCACGATCAAGAGGAGGCGCTCACGCTCTCCGACCGCGTCGCCGTGTTCAACGACGGCCGCATCGAGCAGCTCGGCACACCCGCCGAGCTCTACGAGCGACCCGGCTCGCGCTTCGTCGCCGGATTCGTCGGCACCTCGAACCTCTTCGACGACACCCGCTCGCAGGCACTCCTCGGCCGCGGCGGCGAGCACTCCGTGCGCCCCGAGAAGCTCGTCGTGAGCGCCGAGCCCGAGGCGGGCGCCGGTGTGCGCTCGGCCTCCGGCACCGTGGTCGAGGTCATCTACCTCGGCAGCGGCATCCGCACCGTCGTCGACCTCGACGCCGGCCTCCGCGTGACCGTGCTCGCGCAGAACGACCGCCGCGCCCTCGCCGCCGGCGACCGCGGCGACCGCGTGCACGTGAGCTGGCACGACGCAGACGTCATCGCGCTGGCACCCACGGCTTCATCGAGCGAGGCGGATGCCGCGGCATCCGTCGCCTGA
- a CDS encoding FadR/GntR family transcriptional regulator has protein sequence MPHAAGRTDATRAVVFAPLDGAGRAELVEQRITDAIVAGVLRDGERLPSESDLAKSLGVAVVTAREALVALRDNGLVHTRRGRDGGSFVTFDPDTSARMVERRLRSLSRVEIRDLSLHYSAIAGMAAEVAADRASEDDLANLADIDARADLTTAGGARRAVGRFQLEIAAVSQSPRLVHEELRLQAEAGPLLWMCLREEDARDRSRIVRLDLIQAIRDVQPERARRVTTEHIAQAVQWLVDEKSRIDQAAHPAGGPASASDATSATAAEPGTGTESAEGIPA, from the coding sequence ATGCCGCACGCAGCCGGCCGAACCGACGCCACCCGCGCAGTGGTCTTCGCGCCACTCGACGGCGCCGGACGCGCCGAACTCGTCGAACAGCGCATCACCGATGCGATCGTCGCCGGCGTGCTGCGCGACGGCGAGCGCCTGCCCAGCGAATCCGACCTCGCGAAGAGCCTCGGCGTCGCGGTCGTCACCGCCCGTGAGGCGCTCGTCGCCCTGCGCGACAACGGCCTCGTGCACACGAGGCGTGGGCGCGACGGCGGCAGCTTCGTCACCTTCGACCCCGACACGTCGGCCCGCATGGTCGAACGGCGGCTGCGCTCGCTCAGCCGAGTCGAGATCCGCGACCTGTCGCTGCACTACTCCGCGATCGCCGGCATGGCAGCCGAGGTCGCAGCCGACCGCGCGAGCGAGGACGACCTCGCGAATCTCGCCGACATCGACGCCAGGGCCGACCTCACGACCGCGGGCGGAGCCCGCCGCGCGGTCGGCCGATTCCAGCTCGAGATCGCCGCCGTGAGCCAGTCGCCGCGCCTCGTGCACGAGGAGCTGCGACTGCAGGCAGAGGCCGGACCCTTGCTCTGGATGTGCCTGCGGGAGGAAGATGCTCGTGACCGCAGCCGCATCGTGCGGCTCGATCTGATCCAGGCCATCCGCGACGTGCAACCCGAACGTGCACGACGCGTCACGACCGAGCACATCGCCCAGGCCGTGCAGTGGCTGGTCGACGAGAAGTCCAGAATCGACCAGGCTGCGCACCCGGCCGGCGGGCCGGCATCCGCCTCCGATGCGACCTCCGCCACCGCAGCGGAACCCGGCACCGGAACGGAATCAGCGGAAGGAATCCCCGCGTGA
- a CDS encoding helix-turn-helix transcriptional regulator, which produces MAINELGNYLRARRHAVRPEEVGLPSDSGRRVDGLRREEVARLAGISPEYYLRLEQGRDTHPSDQVLAALARALNLDDAATDYLHRIADPPPLRSFAPLPGSLDDDVFVFLDGFEDTAAYVINSCQDVLAVNERASRVFTFGSVGSNMFDTLFSAPARANLPNWDEHVLLGISALRERSDPDDPRLHELVGRLVVTEPDFARLWDRHDVTVQSSGVGTTWVAAIGGLLTLNWQSLAVPGDARLTLVAHYAEPGTPAAEVLRALGE; this is translated from the coding sequence GTGGCGATCAACGAACTCGGCAACTACCTCCGCGCGCGCAGGCACGCCGTGCGGCCCGAGGAGGTCGGCCTCCCCTCCGATTCCGGGCGGCGCGTCGACGGCCTGCGCCGCGAAGAGGTGGCACGGCTCGCCGGCATCAGCCCCGAGTACTACCTGCGTCTGGAGCAGGGGCGCGACACGCACCCGTCCGACCAAGTGCTGGCCGCGCTCGCTCGCGCGCTGAACCTCGACGACGCGGCGACCGACTACCTGCACCGCATCGCCGACCCGCCGCCGCTGCGGTCGTTCGCCCCGCTTCCGGGCTCGCTCGACGACGACGTGTTCGTCTTCCTCGACGGCTTCGAGGACACGGCCGCCTACGTCATCAACTCGTGCCAGGACGTGTTGGCCGTGAACGAGCGCGCGAGTCGTGTCTTCACGTTCGGGTCGGTCGGCTCGAACATGTTCGACACCCTCTTCTCGGCGCCGGCCCGCGCGAACCTGCCGAACTGGGACGAGCACGTCCTGCTCGGGATCTCCGCGCTCCGCGAGCGGAGCGACCCCGACGACCCCCGGCTGCACGAGCTCGTCGGCCGCCTGGTCGTGACCGAGCCGGACTTCGCGCGGCTGTGGGATCGCCACGACGTCACGGTGCAGTCGAGCGGGGTCGGCACGACCTGGGTCGCGGCGATCGGCGGGCTGCTCACGCTCAACTGGCAGAGCCTCGCCGTTCCGGGCGACGCGCGGTTGACCCTCGTCGCGCACTACGCCGAGCCGGGCACGCCCGCCGCCGAGGTGCTGCGCGCGCTCGGCGAGTGA
- a CDS encoding helix-turn-helix domain-containing protein: MERVSPLAQFLRARRALVEPEDIGLPRDGSSRRVVGLRREEVALVAGISTDYYLKLEQGREQHPSSTVLEGLVRGLALDDDAVLHLHRLARPAVARAAVPSDRVSASLIGLIGSMPSMPAHIVNSRLDILFVNRLAEELSPGFRVGNNLVKLMFHPRVPRDAYWRSTASRAVAYLRASIDPHDDGPEITMLLAQLRDMDPEFEVLWNHHETRSPAGHRSTFDHVSVGLIELRYQTFDLPGSGGQVLGMYIPVPGSPSAEKLQMLSLLAAQPAERSAEQPAEQPAEQPAEQPSEPDRVAPRKPGATPSA; encoded by the coding sequence ATGGAGCGGGTGAGCCCTCTGGCGCAGTTCCTCCGTGCGCGCCGTGCTCTGGTGGAGCCGGAGGACATCGGGCTGCCCCGTGACGGCTCCTCGCGACGGGTCGTAGGCCTCCGTCGCGAAGAGGTCGCCCTCGTCGCGGGCATCAGCACCGATTACTACCTGAAGCTCGAACAGGGCCGCGAGCAGCATCCGTCGTCGACGGTGCTCGAGGGCCTCGTGCGCGGCCTCGCGCTCGACGACGACGCCGTGCTCCACCTCCATCGGCTCGCCCGCCCCGCGGTCGCCCGCGCCGCAGTGCCCTCCGACCGGGTGAGCGCGAGCCTGATCGGCCTCATCGGGTCGATGCCGTCGATGCCGGCGCACATCGTCAACAGCCGCCTCGACATCCTGTTCGTCAATCGGCTCGCCGAGGAGCTCAGCCCGGGCTTCCGGGTCGGCAACAACCTCGTGAAGCTGATGTTCCATCCGCGCGTTCCGCGGGATGCCTACTGGCGGTCGACCGCGAGCCGGGCGGTCGCCTACCTGCGCGCCTCGATCGATCCGCACGACGACGGCCCCGAGATCACGATGCTGCTCGCCCAGCTGCGCGACATGGATCCCGAGTTCGAGGTGTTGTGGAACCACCACGAGACGCGCTCGCCCGCGGGGCATCGGTCGACCTTCGATCATGTCTCGGTCGGCCTGATCGAACTGCGGTACCAGACGTTCGACCTGCCGGGCTCCGGCGGCCAGGTGCTCGGCATGTACATCCCGGTGCCCGGCAGCCCCTCGGCCGAGAAGCTGCAGATGCTGTCGCTCCTCGCAGCACAGCCCGCCGAGCGCTCCGCCGAACAGCCCGCCGAGCAGCCCGCCGAGCAGCCCGCCGAGCAGCCTTCCGAACCTGACCGTGTCGCACCTAGGAAGCCCGGGGCCACGCCCTCGGCCTGA